One Streptomyces sp. NBC_00554 DNA segment encodes these proteins:
- the ilvA gene encoding threonine ammonia-lyase yields MSYSTADSLPSVTLDDVRGAQKMLTGVARMTAMEGSRYLSQLVGAPVHLKCENLQRTGSFKLRGAYVRIAGLLPEERAAGVVAASAGNHAQGVALASSLLGVRSTVFMPTGAPLPKVAATREYGAEVRLHGQVVDETLAAAQEYAERTGAVFIHPFDHPDVIAGQGTVGLEILEQCPEVRTIVVGIGGGGLAAGIAIAVKALRPDVRIVGVQAAGSAAYPPSLAAGRPLSIENPATMADGIKVGRPGDVPFRIIGDLVDEVVTVSENHLSSALLLCLERAKLVVEPAGASPVAALLAEPGAFEGPVVALLSGGNVDPLLIQRILRHGMAASGRYLAVTLRLTDRPGALATLLGVLSVADANVLDVSHVRTDPRLGLTEVEVELHLETKGPEHCAEVNQALREAGYTVID; encoded by the coding sequence ATGAGCTACAGCACGGCTGACTCCTTGCCCAGCGTGACTCTCGACGACGTACGCGGCGCGCAGAAGATGCTCACGGGTGTGGCGCGGATGACCGCGATGGAGGGCAGCAGGTACCTGTCCCAGCTGGTGGGCGCGCCGGTGCACCTCAAGTGCGAGAACCTCCAGCGCACGGGTTCGTTCAAGCTGCGCGGCGCGTACGTGCGGATCGCGGGGCTGCTTCCCGAGGAGCGCGCCGCGGGTGTCGTCGCCGCGAGCGCCGGCAACCACGCGCAGGGCGTCGCGCTGGCCTCCTCGCTGCTCGGGGTGCGTTCCACTGTCTTCATGCCCACCGGCGCGCCGCTGCCGAAGGTCGCGGCCACGCGCGAGTACGGCGCCGAAGTGAGGCTGCACGGACAGGTGGTGGACGAGACGCTGGCCGCCGCCCAGGAGTACGCGGAGCGGACGGGGGCGGTGTTCATCCACCCCTTCGACCACCCCGACGTCATCGCGGGGCAGGGCACGGTCGGCCTGGAGATCCTGGAGCAGTGCCCGGAGGTGCGCACGATCGTCGTCGGGATCGGCGGCGGAGGCCTCGCCGCGGGCATCGCGATCGCGGTGAAGGCGCTGCGTCCCGATGTGCGGATCGTCGGTGTGCAGGCGGCGGGCTCGGCGGCGTACCCGCCCTCACTTGCGGCCGGGCGCCCGTTGTCGATCGAGAACCCGGCGACGATGGCCGACGGCATCAAGGTCGGGCGGCCGGGCGATGTGCCGTTCCGGATCATCGGGGACCTGGTGGACGAGGTCGTCACGGTGTCCGAGAACCATCTGTCCAGTGCGCTGCTGCTCTGCCTGGAGCGGGCCAAGCTGGTCGTCGAGCCGGCGGGTGCGAGCCCCGTCGCGGCGCTGCTGGCCGAGCCGGGCGCCTTCGAGGGCCCGGTCGTCGCGCTGCTGTCGGGCGGCAATGTGGACCCGCTGCTGATACAGCGCATCCTGCGCCACGGCATGGCGGCGAGCGGCCGCTACCTTGCGGTCACGCTGCGTCTGACGGACCGCCCAGGCGCCCTGGCCACACTTCTCGGGGTGTTGTCAGTGGCCGACGCTAACGTCCTCGATGTGAGCCACGTACGGACCGATCCACGGCTCGGGCTCACGGAGGTGGAGGTCGAGCTGCACCTGGAGACGAAGGGGCCCGAGCACTGCGCCGAGGTGAACCAGGCGCTGCGCGAGGCGGGTTACACGGTCATCGACTGA
- a CDS encoding MarR family winged helix-turn-helix transcriptional regulator: MSMDMTTVGDTGLLDTLQHEVAVFARRAEQTRLGGVGQVRNSMDRAAYLLLNRLDKEGPMGVKALAASMGIDSSTVTRQVAPLVDTGLVKRTSHPEDGRAVVLQLSPRGQSRLDEVRSSRRQLMAELTEDWEPEEREAFCTLLTRFNSALSARQAAQGPPVGESQPAS; this comes from the coding sequence ATGTCGATGGACATGACGACCGTCGGTGACACCGGTCTTCTCGACACCCTGCAGCACGAGGTCGCGGTCTTCGCGCGCCGTGCCGAACAGACCCGGCTCGGCGGGGTGGGGCAGGTGCGCAACTCCATGGACCGCGCCGCCTACCTCCTGCTCAACCGCCTCGACAAGGAAGGCCCGATGGGCGTCAAGGCGCTCGCCGCAAGCATGGGTATCGACTCCTCGACGGTCACTCGGCAGGTGGCACCGCTGGTCGACACCGGGCTCGTCAAGCGCACCTCGCACCCCGAGGACGGACGCGCGGTGGTGCTCCAGCTGTCGCCGCGCGGGCAGTCCCGCCTCGACGAAGTGCGCTCCTCCAGGCGCCAGTTGATGGCCGAGCTGACGGAGGACTGGGAGCCGGAGGAGCGCGAGGCGTTCTGCACGCTCCTGACGCGCTTCAACAGCGCGCTCTCGGCCCGTCAGGCCGCCCAGGGCCCGCCGGTGGGCGAGTCGCAGCCGGCTTCCTGA